CTCAGGGAAATCAGGAATTAAGATGAGACCTTTTAAACCTTTCAACGCATACTTGGACGGAATCCTCACTAATGAACCTCGTACCAATTCAAAGAGATATGACGAAAGCTTTCCGGTGTTCTGGTAAATTTTGGCTAATTGTAGGTAAGTATCTCCAACGGATGGGAGACAGAGTGAGGCGATGGTTAGGTACCTAatagattttttgaagtcttCAACCCTCTTGGGTTTGTCGGTTGGTTCGTCTAGGATTGCTTTGTAGGAATGCGTAGAACCTATATTAATCAAACATCTTTGAAACGAAATCACGATAGAAAATTTCAACGGATTCGTTGCATCTAATACgacttttttgtttgttccTTGAACTAAGTTCAGCTTTGTAAAAATGTCTGGTGGAACCACTGAATTCATATCATATCTCGCAAAGAAACATTCGATGATATCATAGTAATACCGATGTgtagttttgaaaaagaacacCATTTTCTTATGGAATTGTCCGAATAGCCTGAACCGATGTCTGCTGTCTAATCGCACgattttgaagaaccaGCACTCGAACCACTGAAAGACAGGCTCGTGAATTTGAGACCACAAAAGCTTCAGCAGCAACGGTATCACGGTATCATCAATATGATCGTAGTTTTTCTTACGATGCATTTCCTCTTGTCTCAAAAGCAGTAGTTCAAGAAGTTTTCTGAATTTGTGATGTATGCCGGCTAGGAAGCATCCGAAGGTGATATATGCATCTTCATCGTATATATGGCCTGATGTCAGATGATCATCTACATGCACACGGACGTTCTTGAACAGTGACCTCAGATATTCTTCGttaacttcttcattatccaTTATCTACTACAGCACACATGTGTACTAGGGTGCTCAACCGGCTCGATTGCTTTGTTGTCTTGAGGTGTGGCTATAAAAGACGATTGTGTTACTAATATGTTTACGTTTTCcatgtttttgaaataggATAATAGCGTAAACgcgaaaacaaaaaaaaaaaacggaaCACACGAAGACTAATTAGCAGCTACAAGTAAAGAGGGCATCGCTCGACGAAAGTGGTAGCTGTGCGTTTCCTTTGGATATAGAAAGCAGGACTACTAAGGAGAATGAAAGTACTATGTGTAGCCGAGAAGAACTCCATAGCGAAGGCGGTTTCACAGATCTTAGGAGGTGGCAGATCTACATCAAGGGATTCTGGCTATATGTATGTGAAGAACTATGATTTCATGTTCAGTGGGTTCCCGTTTGCAAGAAACGGGGGCGACTGTCAAGTGACCATGACTAGTGTTGCGGGCCACCTGACAGGGATCGATTTCAGCCATGATTCGCACGGGTGGGGGAAATGCGCAATCCAAGAGTTATTCGATGCGCCACTGAACGAGATCATGAATAACAACCAGAAGAAGATCGCAAGCAACATCAAGCGAGAAGCCAGGGACGCAGACTACTTGATGATATGGACGGATTGCGACCGTGAAGGGGAGTACATCGGCTGGGAGATATGGCAAGAGGCCAAGAGAGGCAATAGGCGCATAGAAGACGACCAGGTATACCGGGCGGTTTTCTCGCATCTGGAAAGACAACACATACTGAACGCAGCAAGAAACCCAAATAGGTTGGACATGAAGAGTGTGAATGCCGTGGGGACGCGGATCGAGATCGATCTTCGAGCAGGTGTTACGTTTACCAGGCTGTTGACAGAAACGCTGCGGAATAAACTAAGAAGCCAACCCGTCACAAGCAATGATGGCGGTAGAACCCGCAGTGGCAAGAACGACTCACAGGTCGTGTCGTATGGTACGTGCCAGTTTCCGACGCTGGGATTTGTCGTCGACAGGTTCGAGAGAATACGGAATTTCGTACCGGAGGAGTTCTGGTACATCCAGCTGGTGGTAGAAAACAAGGACAGCGGCGGGGTGACGACCTTCCAGTGGGACAGAGGCCACCTATTCGACCGACTAAGCGTGCTGACGTTCTACGAGACATGCATCGAGACCGCTGGTAACGTGGCAAAAGTGGTCGACTTKCGGTCTAAGCCCACATCGAAGTACAGACCGCTGCCCTTGACCACCGTGGAGTTGCAGAAAAACTGTGCCCGGTATCTGCGACTCAATGCCAAACAGTCGCTGGACGCGGCGGAAAAGCTGTACCAAAAAGGGTTCATATCGTATCCCAGAACGGAAACCGATAGCTTCCCGCAGGCAATGGACCTGAAGACCCTGGTGGAGAAGCAGGCGCAACTAGATCAGCCCAACGCGGGCGGCAAAACCGCATGGGCAGCATATGCGGCATCGCTGCTTTTGCCTGAAAACACTAGCGGCAACCGTTTCAAGCCTCCACGAAGTGGCACCCATGACGACAAGGCGCATCCTCCAATCCACCCCATCGTCAGTCTGGGACCAGACGCTAACGTGTCCCCCACcgaaagaagaatatacGAGTATGTCGCAAGACACTTCCTGGCATGCTGCTCAGAGGACGCCAGGGGCCAGTCCACAACCCTGGTGCTGGACTGGGCCGGCGAGCGGTTCACCGCCGCCGGCCTCGTGGTCCTCGAGAGGAACTTCCTCGACGTCTACCCATGGGCACGCTGGGAAACCACCAAGCAACTGCCGCGCCTGGAACTGCACGCGCCTGTGGACATCGCGAAGGCCGAGATGAAGGCAGGCGCCACGGCTCCACCCAAGCCCATGACCGAAAGTGAGCTCATCATCCTCATGGACGCCAACGGCATCGGCACAGATGCCACCATCGCAGAGCACATCGACAAGATTCAGGTACGTAACTACGTCCGCAGCGAGAAGGCAGGCAAGGAAACCTACCTGCAGCCCACCACCCTAGGCGTTTCCCTCGTGCACGGCTTCGAGGCCATCGGCCTCGAAGACTCCTTCGCAAAGCCCTTCCAGCGCCGTGAGATGGAGCAAgacctgaaaaaaatctgcGATGGGCACGCCTCCAGGGCAGAAGTCGTATCTGACATAGTCGAAAAGTACAGGAAGTACTGGCTCAAGACGAATGGCTGTAAGAATACCCTGCTGCAAGTTTATGACCGCGTTAAGACATCCATGTAGCGGCCCGTAACTGCATATGACCGCTCTCTCCGTATGCGCATCGCGGTCTCGGCGCCCGTGCCTGCCGTCTACCACCCACCGCCCGCCACAGACGTGGCCGCACGCCGCATAAGTGCATTCCTGCCGCAGCCTTAACCAGCATACCTGTGCCCGGCGGCCAAACGCATATGGAAAGCTTAAGAGAGCCGATGAGCAACGCATGTACGGGATGTCGCCATCGGCTGGAATGCGCTTGGCAGCAAAGGGCGTTTTTCTGCAGGTTGCATATATTGGTTTATATGGAAGACGGTAGGATTCATTCAAGATGTCTGCTAATTGTCTGCTAATCAGCTAATATAACTTATTTGGGTAGTCAAGTggagaaaaggaagaaaaaaaaaaaggcgaAAATTTGCGGACGCTATTGTATtgtcgtttctttttctaagtttggtatatatgtacagGCTATAATCTCTCAAAGCATCGAAGTCATATTCTTCTCTCTTCCCACTTCCCTTTTACAGATTTGATGTTGGTTCCTTTATAGATTGAACAAGCTACCAGACAAAGGACTCTAAATTCATTGCATTACTACATATACATCGATCATGAGTTTCAGAGCTAAGATCTCAGGTTTCGGTGCTAAGGTCTCGAAAGGTTTGAGATATCTGGAAATTCCTGTTCAGGATAGGGACTCCATCagttttttaaagaatccGGATTTGCAGCCTATTAAGGCGGAAAATCAAACATGGGGTTTCTGGTCTAATTTCGCATATTGGGGGGTTATGTCCTTTTCCGTTGGTACCTGGATTAGTGCCTCGTCTGCATTAAGTGTCGGGTTAAGTTATCCAGAGACTATTGGTACGTTTATTGTCGGTGATGTGTTGACTATCGTATTCACCTTGGCCAACTCGAGTCCTGGTTACGACTGGAAGGTCGGTTACACTTTGACTCAGAGATTTGTTTTCGGTATCAATGGTTCCGCTTTCGGTATCATCATCAGAGTCTTAATGAGTATTGTCAATTACGGTTCCAACGCTTGGTTGGGTGGTCTTTGTATCAACATGATCTTAGATTCCTGGTCTCATCACTATCTGCATTTACGTAACACTTTGTCCTCCAGTGTCGCCATGACCACTAAAGAGTTGATCGGATTTATTATCTTCCACGTCCTCACTGCCTTCTGCTACCTAATGAAGCCTTACCACATGAACTACATTTTGATTTGGTCATGTGTGGCCACCTTTTTCTCCATGCTGGGTATTGTGATCTATTTGACCCACCATGCTGGCGGTGTTGGTGACTTGTTCACGTCCACCGAATCCACCGCCACCGGTTCTACTAAGGCCTGGGCTTGGGTCTACATGATTTCGTACTGGTTTGGTTCCGTCTCTCCAGGTTCCACCAACCAAAGTGATTACTCGAGATTCGGTTCTTCCCAAACCGCCATCTGGCTCGGTACCATCTGTGCTCTATTGATTCCCACCACTTTGATTCCAGTCTTTGGTGTCATTGGTGCTTCCACTTCCGAAAAGCTATATGGTACACAATTGTGGATGCCTATGGATATTTTTGACTACTGGTTAAAGGAAAACTATTCTTCAGGTGCCCGTGCCGGCGCCTTCTTCTGTGGTGTTTCCTTCGTCATGTCCCAAATGGCCTACACCATCTCTAACTGTGGTTTCGCTAGTGGTATGGATTTAGCCGGTTTGTTGCCCAAGTATGTCGATATCAAGAGAGGTGCTATTTTTACCGCGT
This DNA window, taken from Saccharomyces eubayanus strain FM1318 chromosome XII, whole genome shotgun sequence, encodes the following:
- the THI7 gene encoding thiamine transporter THI7 gives rise to the protein MSFRAKISGFGAKVSKGLRYLEIPVQDRDSISFLKNPDLQPIKAENQTWGFWSNFAYWGVMSFSVGTWISASSALSVGLSYPETIGTFIVGDVLTIVFTLANSSPGYDWKVGYTLTQRFVFGINGSAFGIIIRVLMSIVNYGSNAWLGGLCINMILDSWSHHYLHLRNTLSSSVAMTTKELIGFIIFHVLTAFCYLMKPYHMNYILIWSCVATFFSMLGIVIYLTHHAGGVGDLFTSTESTATGSTKAWAWVYMISYWFGSVSPGSTNQSDYSRFGSSQTAIWLGTICALLIPTTLIPVFGVIGASTSEKLYGTQLWMPMDIFDYWLKENYSSGARAGAFFCGVSFVMSQMAYTISNCGFASGMDLAGLLPKYVDIKRGAIFTACISWACLPWNFYNSSSTFLTVMSSFGVVMTPIISVMICDNFLIRKRQYSITNAFILKGEYYFSKGVNWRAIVAWVCGMTPGLPGIAWEVNNNYFHNTGIVNFFYGDSFFSFLISFFVYWGLCLLFPIKIVVKHDDKDYYGAFTDEEARKKGMVPFSEISEEEIAAYTLGEGYTTGHEFRPDGSDEEVPELAKTSSENTNEFEIVHQKQDEKNSSTASERAN
- the TOP3 gene encoding DNA topoisomerase 3, with translation MKVLCVAEKNSIAKAVSQILGGGRSTSRDSGYMYVKNYDFMFSGFPFARNGGDCQVTMTSVAGHLTGIDFSHDSHGWGKCAIQELFDAPLNEIMNNNQKKIASNIKREARDADYLMIWTDCDREGEYIGWEIWQEAKRGNRRIEDDQVYRAVFSHLERQHILNAARNPNRLDMKSVNAVGTRIEIDLRAGVTFTRLLTETLRNKLRSQPVTSNDGGRTRSGKNDSQVVSYGTCQFPTLGFVVDRFERIRNFVPEEFWYIQLVVENKDSGGVTTFQWDRGHLFDRLSVLTFYETCIETAGNVAKVVDXRSKPTSKYRPLPLTTVELQKNCARYLRLNAKQSLDAAEKLYQKGFISYPRTETDSFPQAMDLKTLVEKQAQLDQPNAGGKTAWAAYAASLLLPENTSGNRFKPPRSGTHDDKAHPPIHPIVSLGPDANVSPTERRIYEYVARHFLACCSEDARGQSTTLVLDWAGERFTAAGLVVLERNFLDVYPWARWETTKQLPRLELHAPVDIAKAEMKAGATAPPKPMTESELIILMDANGIGTDATIAEHIDKIQVRNYVRSEKAGKETYLQPTTLGVSLVHGFEAIGLEDSFAKPFQRREMEQDLKKICDGHASRAEVVSDIVEKYRKYWLKTNGCKNTLLQVYDRVKTSM